Part of the Ornithodoros turicata isolate Travis chromosome 6, ASM3712646v1, whole genome shotgun sequence genome, atttttgtaactaccccCAAGCGGTCGCTTGTggcaacgccgccatcttgtcatGGACCCATGTCACAGAGCCATCATCCAATGATATGCCCCACTGGTTTGTTTTCCTTATGTTTTGATCATTCCGCCAGTTCGCTCCCCCGTTTCGTCCGCTTCGCCGGCGGCGAGATTTTCCAAGGTCGGGATTAGGGTACAGACGCGATTGTGTTTTGCTTTCATCAGTCTTCCGAATTTTTTATGGCGTATCCATAATCGAACATGGTACTTTGTTGTTATCCGGGTTGCAGTAACCGTTCCACGTTTGCTGGCAAAGCATCTGGCATAACATACCACCAGTAAGTACGCCACTTGGAATGCTTTCAGTTGTAGTTTCACTTCCTCGACTACACTTCCTAGCTTCCCTCGAGAACCGTCTCTACGATTGTCATGGGAACATGCGATCGGGACACCAGACCTTGTGCCAACAAAACACAGCGTGGTCTGCTCGAAGCACTTCAGAAACGAAGACTTCGACAGAACTTCGTTAACACGGGTCCGTCTACGTGAAGGTGCTGTCCCCATACCTTCGCTGCAGGTTCAGCAGGTAGGCATCGTAAACAAAATGCAATGGTGTAGTCAATTACCGGTGGCTGCATCGCCTCCAGTTGCTTGGGAAGGTGCCAGACGTTGCTGGAGTGAGCGATCCCGAACCCAGCGCACAAGAGGCAAGAGCATTGATGACAGTATGTGTATTATAATAAACAGCACATCTTTTTATTATCCCATCACAATTGCTTGAGGAACAGTCAAGCATGCCAGGAGTGAGCATGCCAGAACCCTGTGCACAAGAGGCAGGACATATGAGCATATATATCATGTGAACAGTATATGCCTGCGACATATGGTTGTCTCAATCTCAGTTTCATGCCCAAGCGGCTCCCTGTGAGACCTGGACGAACTTGTGTCGGGAAAGTAGTAGCAAAAAGTTAAACTAGGTCCCACTGCCAGTGTGTACTCCTTCATTCCCCATGGTGTTCACCAGGAACTGCAGAAAGGCTTCACAGTGGTAGAACCCAGATTTCGAACAACTGTGTCGCAGGCAGTATACATATGAGTATCACAGTTGTTCTCATATTACAGGTGCACGAGGTCGCGGATATGCCTTCTGTGCCTCCTTCACCTGCTTTGGTGGTAAGTGCTAAAAATCTCCTGAAAACGTATTGCAGTGGTTCTGAAACCACGTACGTTATGGCATGGGCGACTATCTTTATGTGGAGTCGCTTCAATAAAACTTTTGATGAGTCTATGCCTGTAGAAACTGTCTTATTTTGAAGTACAGAGAGTCCAAATTGCTGTCCTTTACGCAGGTTGTTGAACGAGAGCGTGTcacgaaaaaaatatttgaatcTGTTACctgagttacaaacaggttcTATGTCAGGAGTATCACCTGTTTgttactcaagtagcaggaaAGTAgcattcgtttttcttttattgctctctttaaatattttttcctgacaCTCGCTCGTTGAACACACTCATATCTATATCCTTTTCCTCCCCTCTATAGGACATATCGGTGGGTGACGTACATGAAGACATCAGTGGGGTAAGTTAGTCACTTACCTCCGCATGCACATTGTCATGGTGCTGTTTAGCATCTCAACTTGGGAAGTTTTCCATTACAATATCCCTTCTCTTAATCTATAGGACAGCACTGGGTTTGACTGCACACATATTCTTACATGTGACGAGCAAAATGACCCATTGGTAAGACATATCACCGACTACGCCTATAAGTATTTATGCATGCAGTTCTTAGGGCCGGCATTTAACTTGTGGGTACGTGGGTTTTGACTGTTGGTTTAGGTGTCATAAATTGTGCATCTTGTTGCAGCAATAACGTCTTTCCAGCATAATGCTACCTTTTGTATTTTGCATCTAGAGCTTCACTGATGACACAAGTTCAGTTGGGACACCTGGGTCATCCAGGCTGTCGTCTGTAGTAAGTCTTATTGCACTTTTGGTAGTATCTAACTGCTCCATGCAAGTGAGGTTAACTGCTATAATTAAAGCAAGGAATAAAGACACCTAAGGAGGGAGCGCACCACATTATCTTGGTTGGAGAAGGTGTGGTGGAAACGGAGGACAAAAAGTGGCGGAATAGATGTTACTCCACATGGGCAATGTAAATTAGAGGATGTAGTGTGGTGCCATTAGTGTTGGTCAAACAAAGGCCGGGGGGAGAGGGAGCGAAGCACATGAGCAGCTAGCCAAGAGAGGAGCTTTGTTCAACCAACAGCTATATGGCAGCCACTCTCTCCTTTGGCTTCTTTCCTCCATGAATTAGGGTATGCGGACTCTACAAAGTTGAGCATCTTTATGATGCACTATTCATTTATGCTCCTATCTGTCTGACCTTTTCAGGGCACTTCCCCGCTTGCCTCCCTTACCAGCCCAAGCACCAGCAGAGGCGTGCTCGTGGTAAGGGGTGAGGGTAATACTCATAAACATAACACTTGAATATGATACGCATTATACGTTATGTCGTGAACTGGCAGTACCTGATAGGAAACAGATTCAATATCTTTAGTCAGGTTACAACTTGTAACACGGACGTCTGAAATCTCAGTTCCACGCTATGGCTATGTTCTGCAATTTCTGGTGGACACAGTGCTGGGAATGAAATATAGTAAAGAGTAGAGATGGGAATCCAGAATCCAGAATCTTGCGAATTCAGAATcttgcgaatccgaatcccaggaaggttctgcgaatccacgaatcttacgaatctcgaatctttcaaatcctTTTTTAAAAAGAGTTCgaaaagccaagaaaaaaaaaaaaagactgctaCTGGAGAgtgctttgaagcagaatatgacacaTTTGTtgaatgacaaaaaaaagttcAGTTTCGGGTGAAAGTATACCCATATAGTATATCTAACgcattgttcatcgactacaaaaaATTCATAAATTCTCgtgtctgaattatttccataaagctaaagcaacaatcaaaagcaaagccatattacttttaaacttgtaatgtaacagttccagcctgaactctttcagtccagagcaatgtaaacaaagaaacaagaaaacacctgtcggtcaatgaggctttcagcggactccggaggcgccaatttatAAAAGAATCAACCAAATGTGGTCAGTGGATTCGAAAGActcgattcgctgttttgggcactgggattcggattcccgaatctcgaatccctgcctaggattcgcggattcgcggattcggctGGCACATCCCTAGTAAAGAGTAATATTGGACGCAGTCTACATGTTTACTACTACTTTCCTCATACTGTTCTGTTTTGAACTTCTGGGGAGTCGCTAAGGCGTCATACAGAGATTTCATGCAACTGTGTCCATAGCTGTACATGCCTGCTGAACAGACTCACAGTTACATTTGCGGCTGACATATACATGTCACATCACGAGAGACTGGTCAGACCACTTCACGAAGAGAGTGAGAAAAAGAtatttgagttacaaacatgtggTACATCAAGAGCAGCACTTGTTTGTGCCACGAAGGTAGCCTCCAGTTTCTGTGTAGCACTCTTATTACGAAGCACTCTGGTCGGTTTTTCATGATGCACTTGTATAGTGTGTAACTATTGATACGGGCAAAATTAGTATTTGTTTTGTTGAGTGGGGCAAATAATAATGCACTGTGCATAGTGCAGTTCAAGGTTAAATATTTTTGCATTAAGAAGTGCcttcaaaggaaaaaaatgagATAAATACGTGTATTTGCAGACAGTTGGATGTCATGGGGAACTGTCCAGTTCATTCGGCATTTGTGCATGCTGATGATTCTTGCTAACCCTCATACATGTTACAATGAATTGTACTCAGTCTGAGCCAATAAAAATGGATTCTATCGACCACAATGCCATGAGGCCCTTGTGATTTGCATGCCTGATACTTTGTCACCTGTTGCGGCTGCTACGATTCAAAGCCAAATCTCTTCTTTATTCGGTAAGTATACTCTATATACCAAAGGAAGTAAGTATTCTGTTTCACGTGCATGTTGACACTGAGAAAATATCTAAAGTTAGGTGCAATTGCTCATATGGCAATTTATACTCCGTACTCTATTCAAACTCCCTTCATGAAGTACCAGCACACTCTTCTCCCTATTTTGAGTCATGAGGGATTTTCTTTTAATTGTACTATTAAGCCAATATAAATGCATGTCACCAGAATCTGCAAAAGGTCGCAGTACCTGAAGTAGTACGCATGCTCCATTTTGTGACTTGCCGGAATATCCAGTGGAGCCTATGCAATAAGGTACCTGCATGTTGTCCTAGGAAAACCCAGCTGAGGACACACCTGTGAAAACCTTCCTCAAAAAAGAAGTAAGACGGATTGGCAATCTGAACACCATCAGCAAAAAGCGAATCAAGGCATTGCAGCAAGTCCAACGCCGTATAAAACAGAGGGTTGCTAAATTGCAGCACATCATATCAGATTTGActtccaaaaacattttgctTGAAGAACATGCAGGATGTCTTGAAAACATTGCTGGGGCGAACAAAGATCTGCTGATGCGACAAGTAGCGAAAAAGCGAGGAACCAGTTTGCCACATCAGTATAGCCCTGAGTTGCGTGCCTTTGcactcacccttcatttctactCACCGCGTGCCTACAACTACGTGCGTAAGACGTTTGACACATGCTTGCCCCATCCACGCGCTATAAAAAAAGTGGTACCAGTCGATTGATGGAGAAGCTGGATTTTCAAAGGAAGCACTGTCTGCATTGGAAATGAAGGCTGTGACTAACTCAAAGAAAGGAGTACAAACTGCGTGCAGCCTTATGGTTGACGAAATGGCCATTAGAAGACACATTGAGTGGGATGGGAGGAGAACGTACGGGTATGCAACTGCTGGGTCAAATTGTGAAGATTCCAGCATAGTTGCCAAAGAGGCTTTTGTGATGCTGCTCGTTGCACTGAGTGAACAGTGGAAGTTACCCATTGGCTACTTTCTGGTTGATGGGATTACCGGAGAACAACGAAGTAACCTTGTACTCGAAGGGTTGTCGCTTTGTCACGACGCTGGCGTGACAGTTGTTTCCCTAACCTGTGATGGTGCTGCAGCCAACCCATCTATGCTTCAAAGCCTTGGTTGCTCACTGCAGTACGACAGCTTACACACAAGCTTTCCACACCCCAACACGGCGATGCCTATAAGTGTTTTTCTTGATGCGTGCCACATGTTGAAGTTGGTGAGGAACGCACTCTGCCACTTCGAGTCGTTTGTTGACGAAGATGGGCATGAAATATCGTGGAAGCACATTGAAGCCCTTCACTCAATCCAGCAGAAAGAGGGACTTCATGCAGCAAATAGACTACGAACAGCACATGTACATTTTCAACAACAGGTCATGAAGGTCAGCCTTGCTGCAGAGCTTCTCAGTACATCAGTTGCAGATGCCATAAATGAGTGTCGAGACCTGGGTGTACCTGGATTTGAAAACACTAAAGGAACTGAGAGGTTCTTGAGGATAATTAACAACATATTTGACGTCCTAAACTCTGTAAATGTTCACCAGAAATGTTGGAAGAAGCCGTTGTGTCCTGGAAATATTGAAGATGTCCGAATAATGTTCCAGAAGGCTACATCCTACATACGTGCTTTTCGTAAAAGTTAATGTGGAAAATCTGGGCCACTTCTTGTGCAGACAAACCGAAAAACCGGATTCCTTGGCTTCCTTGTGTGCTGCAATAGTACCATTCAGCTCTACGACTTCCTTCTTTCCAAGTCCCTTGTCAAGCATCTTCCCACACACAGGGTCAGCCAAGACCACCTTGAACTCTTCTTTGGTTTGATAAGATCACATGGTGGCTACAACAACAACCCAACAGCAAGGCAATTCGAAGCAGCCTACAAAAGGTTGATTGTTAATACCGAAGTAGAAGCCTCTGAAAAGGGGAACTGCCTTCCACTTGAAAATATCTCAGTACTTCGCGTCAGCAGTGTGACACAACCTCGTTCAGAAGATGTCATAAATTGGACATCGAGAGGACGAAGCAACACAGCTGAAGGAATTCTCCAAGATGACCTTCCTGACCATGATTACTTCTCGGACCCAACGGAGCCAACTATTTTTGGGGACAGAATAATTGTTTTCATTGCGGGA contains:
- the LOC135396545 gene encoding THAP domain-containing protein 1-like, which translates into the protein MVKYITLRKSSVLHTSDSDFMTTMWCANQRSTTPPLRSSLLLHHCSLLSNRSTFAGKASGITYHHFPREPSLRLSWEHAIGTPDLVPTKHSVVCSKHFRNEDFDRTSLTRVRLREGAVPIPSLQVQQLLGKVPDVAGVSDPEPSAQEARALMTVHEVADMPSVPPSPALVDISVGDVHEDISGDSTGFDCTHILTCDEQNDPLSFTDDTSSVGTPGSSRLSSVGTSPLASLTSPSTSRGVLVTVGCHGELSSSFGICAC